GGAGAGGGACAGGAGGGGTAAGTTCCTGAAGGAAAAGCTGAAAGAGTACGGGCTTGAGGAGGGGCCGATCCTTGGAAGGCTTGAGAGAGAAGGTAAAATCGAGTGGAACGGCCGTATAATAAGGCTTGAAGACGTTACCGGGCCGAGGAGAAAGGGCCTAAAGGTCGTCTACACCGGCGACACCGAGCCGTGCGAGAGGGTGAGGCTCTTCTCCGAGAGGGCCGACCTGCTCATCCACGAGGCCACTTACCTGAATCCCGGGGATCGGGGCGAGAGCTACCACTCTACCGTCAAGGAGGCCTGCGACACAGCTAGGAGGGCGAAGGTGAAGCTTCTAGCTCTCTTCCACAGGGCCTTCAGGTACAGTTATGAGAATTACGCCAAAGAAGCCCTCAAAATATGTGAAAGCCTTGGGGTCAATGCGGTGGTTCCAAAGGACTTTGACGTCATAACTTTCAAATCGGGCACATGGGAGCTTAGAAACCTTTTGGAGGAGGGAGGATGAACTACCTTCGCTACGTCAAAATAATCGGAACGATGCACGTTTCGCCAAAGAGTAGGGACGAAGTCTTCAGGACGATACTAACGGAGAGGCCGCACGCCGTTGCCCTCGAGCTTGACAGGGCGCGGTTTATTGGGATGCAGGGGAAGGTTGAGATGAGTTTTT
This Thermococcus stetteri DNA region includes the following protein-coding sequences:
- a CDS encoding ribonuclease Z, with the translated sequence MLEVFFLGTGGIMPTRERNVPAIALRYRGEIILFDAGEGTIRQMNTAKLSPMKVDKIFITHFHGDHYLGIPALIQTMNLWNRERPLHIYGPKYTFQFVQNLLNSGFFRPGFDIHVHELGETRLKFEDYEVWSFKVEHGIPALGYVFKERDRRGKFLKEKLKEYGLEEGPILGRLEREGKIEWNGRIIRLEDVTGPRRKGLKVVYTGDTEPCERVRLFSERADLLIHEATYLNPGDRGESYHSTVKEACDTARRAKVKLLALFHRAFRYSYENYAKEALKICESLGVNAVVPKDFDVITFKSGTWELRNLLEEGG